One window of Gloeothece citriformis PCC 7424 genomic DNA carries:
- a CDS encoding serine/threonine-protein kinase, which yields MTTALLNNRYQILESLARGGFGETFLAIDTHMPSARKCVIKQLKPIVQGPTLPPWLQERFQREAAILENLGEKHPQIPQLYAYFAEDGDFYLVQEWIQGLTLTQKHLAQGNFSESEVRDILMKILPVLDFIHHLRIIHRDIKPDNIIIRESDGLPVLIDFGVMKEAMATLVHPDGVSAYSVALGTPGYMSSEQAAGRPVFSSDLYSLGLTAIFLLTGKTPQYLESDPRSGEILWRNAAAHLHSNLATVIDRSIRFHPRDRFYSAQEMLNALSTPTEVKTAATLAVSPGQLNSQRVLVNQPPSVKPETKVIPPPIEYEPEEKPSPLKGLASILAISGFMIGAFLVGFNIFLAQQGSRIAPSPSPTIETPEPSITPTPESQEPEIIPRRRPQPTPERPYTPPPAVEPSPTPVETIPPTPETNIPPEGIPIEVIPPPSDTETPPPETTEPPSETETPVVSPQTPTPEAQPPIATPQTPTPSPTSNTTPSPQPSPTPSPQPEKSTSGTQQSRGIKIPIIPTGMSNDSIRQKLGEPTTVNKGLWGNSRAVLYRNVVPNKVDVGYLFDAQTGRIRQTELSFAQTVGLGTMKTALNQLLSGKAPPSVKQALEQIYQRQSNQHSFLVGNLKGTIQRNHSDRIYIGIWESDFH from the coding sequence ATGACCACAGCCCTACTAAACAATCGCTATCAAATCCTAGAAAGTCTTGCTAGAGGAGGCTTTGGGGAGACTTTCTTGGCTATTGATACCCATATGCCCTCTGCCCGCAAATGCGTGATCAAGCAGCTTAAACCCATCGTTCAAGGGCCAACCCTTCCCCCTTGGCTTCAAGAACGATTTCAGCGAGAAGCAGCTATTTTAGAAAATTTAGGCGAAAAACATCCTCAAATTCCCCAACTTTATGCCTATTTTGCTGAGGATGGCGATTTTTACTTAGTACAAGAGTGGATACAAGGACTAACCCTAACTCAAAAACATCTGGCTCAAGGAAATTTTTCTGAATCAGAAGTCAGAGATATTTTAATGAAAATTTTACCCGTTTTAGATTTTATTCATCATTTACGAATTATTCATCGAGATATTAAACCCGATAACATTATTATTCGAGAATCCGACGGATTACCGGTTTTAATCGATTTTGGGGTCATGAAAGAAGCCATGGCCACCCTAGTTCATCCTGATGGAGTGAGTGCTTATTCTGTAGCCCTCGGAACACCCGGCTATATGTCCTCAGAACAAGCAGCCGGACGTCCGGTGTTTTCGAGCGATTTGTATAGTTTAGGGTTAACTGCCATCTTTTTACTCACCGGCAAAACCCCCCAATATCTGGAAAGTGATCCTCGTAGTGGGGAAATTCTCTGGCGCAATGCAGCCGCCCATCTTCATTCTAACTTGGCTACGGTTATCGATCGCTCTATTCGGTTTCATCCCCGCGATCGCTTTTATTCCGCTCAAGAAATGTTAAACGCCTTATCTACACCGACAGAGGTCAAAACTGCTGCTACTCTCGCCGTCTCTCCCGGTCAATTAAACTCTCAGCGAGTGTTAGTCAATCAACCCCCATCGGTTAAACCCGAAACAAAAGTTATCCCGCCGCCGATTGAGTATGAACCGGAGGAAAAACCCTCTCCCTTGAAAGGGTTAGCTTCAATATTAGCCATTAGTGGCTTTATGATCGGCGCTTTTTTAGTCGGGTTTAATATTTTTCTGGCTCAACAAGGTTCTCGGATTGCGCCTTCTCCCTCTCCTACAATAGAAACTCCTGAACCATCGATTACCCCGACTCCAGAATCACAAGAACCAGAAATCATCCCCAGAAGAAGACCCCAACCGACTCCCGAAAGACCCTATACTCCCCCTCCAGCAGTAGAACCTTCCCCCACTCCCGTTGAAACTATACCCCCGACTCCAGAAACAAACATTCCTCCTGAAGGCATCCCCATAGAAGTCATACCCCCTCCCTCAGACACAGAAACGCCCCCTCCAGAAACCACAGAACCTCCCTCAGAAACAGAAACCCCTGTGGTTAGTCCACAAACCCCAACCCCAGAAGCACAACCCCCTATTGCTACTCCTCAAACCCCAACCCCTTCCCCAACTTCCAATACAACACCGAGTCCTCAACCCTCCCCAACTCCCTCCCCCCAACCGGAAAAATCCACATCCGGCACTCAACAAAGTCGAGGAATTAAAATCCCGATCATTCCTACGGGGATGAGTAATGATTCGATTAGACAAAAGTTAGGAGAACCCACCACAGTCAATAAAGGACTTTGGGGTAATAGTCGGGCGGTATTGTACCGTAATGTTGTTCCCAATAAAGTTGATGTGGGCTATTTATTTGATGCTCAAACCGGCAGAATTAGACAGACAGAACTTTCTTTTGCTCAGACCGTTGGTTTAGGGACGATGAAAACAGCCTTAAATCAATTATTAAGTGGGAAAGCTCCCCCTTCTGTCAAACAAGCATTAGAGCAAATTTACCAACGTCAAAGCAACCAACACTCCTTTTTAGTGGGGAATTTAAAAGGAACGATACAGCGCAATCACTCGGATCGCATTTACATTGGTATTTGGGAATCTGATTTTCATTAA
- a CDS encoding pentapeptide repeat-containing protein, whose translation MTNQPDSNTTSNQEGNSTNGKTEENSSGNSVHLIIPPPQPLSQQPFYQQEVNPSDPRILLTAIAIMGIGLWLDQPWIGFSGGLVALFLSLRVIFPSIKAWFRQYLTPQERSSLLASIIFILAIVGMAKYFGVYQRISLWLNNFKYDEFGSWADWVGALGQIMIAVLAVYVAWQQYVISRDLTIQQNRITQQQTIDAYFQGVSDLVLDDQGMLEDWPQERALAEGRTAAILGSLNAEGKAKVLRFLSQSKLLTPLARDFRLGRPIFDGSGGYAEDREYGIRVITLGVMLAGADLSSTDLRWTDLSEANMVRANLHNCDLVKANLARTVLFEANLSQADLKGVRLFYGSIEFASPRSRSLPPNYETGAYTGAVLENTNLTGVKNLTEEQRYYCCAWGGEQTRATIPGGCEGIPNKLGR comes from the coding sequence ATGACCAATCAACCTGACTCTAATACAACCTCTAATCAGGAAGGAAACTCTACCAATGGAAAGACTGAGGAAAATTCTTCAGGCAACTCTGTTCATCTGATTATTCCTCCTCCTCAACCCCTCTCACAACAACCTTTTTATCAACAAGAAGTTAACCCATCAGATCCCCGTATATTATTAACAGCGATCGCTATCATGGGGATAGGATTATGGTTAGATCAGCCTTGGATTGGATTTTCGGGAGGGTTAGTCGCCCTATTTCTGTCCTTGAGAGTGATTTTTCCCTCGATAAAAGCTTGGTTTCGTCAATATTTAACCCCTCAAGAGAGAAGTTCTTTACTCGCTTCGATTATTTTTATCTTAGCTATTGTGGGAATGGCTAAATATTTCGGAGTCTATCAAAGGATCTCCCTTTGGCTCAATAATTTTAAATATGATGAATTTGGCTCATGGGCTGATTGGGTGGGTGCTTTAGGACAAATTATGATTGCAGTGTTAGCGGTTTATGTCGCTTGGCAACAGTATGTTATTTCTAGAGACTTAACCATTCAGCAAAACCGCATTACTCAACAACAAACCATAGATGCTTATTTTCAGGGGGTTTCTGATTTAGTTCTCGATGACCAAGGGATGTTAGAAGATTGGCCTCAAGAAAGAGCCTTGGCCGAGGGACGCACAGCCGCTATTTTAGGCAGTCTCAACGCTGAAGGTAAAGCTAAAGTTTTGCGCTTTTTATCTCAATCTAAGCTTTTAACCCCTTTAGCCCGAGATTTTCGCTTAGGCAGACCGATTTTTGATGGGTCTGGAGGCTACGCAGAAGACCGAGAATATGGCATTAGGGTCATTACTTTAGGGGTGATGTTAGCGGGGGCTGATTTATCGAGTACAGATTTACGTTGGACAGATTTAAGTGAGGCGAATATGGTTAGAGCTAATTTACATAACTGTGATTTGGTTAAAGCTAACCTTGCCCGTACTGTATTATTTGAAGCCAATTTGTCACAGGCAGATTTAAAAGGGGTTCGTTTGTTTTATGGTTCAATCGAGTTCGCTAGTCCCCGCAGTCGTAGTCTTCCCCCCAATTATGAAACCGGTGCTTATACTGGGGCAGTTTTAGAAAATACGAATCTCACAGGGGTTAAAAATCTTACGGAAGAACAACGTTATTATTGTTGTGCTTGGGGAGGAGAACAAACCCGCGCCACCATTCCCGGCGGATGTGAAGGCATTCCCAATAAATTAGGGCGATAA
- a CDS encoding EamA family transporter: protein MNAQELGLLFFSVLVSVTGQFFLKIGALKLGKVNADNVMTHILNIALTPELLLGLFCYGLGAVAYILLLTRVNLSVVGPSASLIYVFSVLMGYFLFKETIPVYRLFGIGFIVCGVILVVWQPR from the coding sequence GTGAATGCTCAAGAGTTAGGTTTATTATTTTTTTCCGTTTTAGTGAGCGTAACCGGTCAATTTTTTCTGAAGATTGGGGCTTTAAAATTAGGAAAAGTCAATGCTGATAATGTTATGACTCATATTCTCAATATTGCTCTCACTCCTGAGTTATTATTGGGACTGTTTTGTTATGGGTTGGGGGCAGTTGCTTACATTTTACTGTTGACTCGTGTTAATCTTAGTGTTGTTGGCCCTTCTGCTTCTTTAATTTATGTTTTTTCTGTTTTAATGGGCTATTTTTTATTTAAAGAAACTATTCCGGTTTATCGTTTATTTGGAATAGGATTTATAGTTTGTGGAGTTATTTTAGTCGTTTGGCAACCTCGGTAA
- a CDS encoding TIGR01777 family oxidoreductase: protein MKIAITGATGFIGSRLVEKLNKQGEQILILTRNPEKAKRIFPKVAYPTLEAVKYTPTQSGDWQTQISGCDGVINLAGEPISERWTPSRKQEILDSRQLGTQKIVEAIAKANPKPTVLINASAIGYYGTSETATFDENSPSGKDFLAEVCQKWEAEAKKVKDVGVRLVIIRFGIVLGDGGALAKMIPPFKMFAGGPIGSGRQWFSWIHREDLVNLILEGLNRPNLEGTFNGTAPNPVRMNQLCQTLGEVIQRPSWLPVPGLALEVLLGEGAKVVLEGQQVLPKATEATGFQYQYPTLKPALEEITSRM from the coding sequence ATGAAAATAGCAATTACTGGCGCAACAGGGTTTATTGGCAGTCGATTAGTTGAAAAATTAAATAAACAAGGGGAACAGATTTTAATCTTAACTCGTAACCCCGAAAAAGCTAAACGAATATTTCCCAAAGTCGCTTATCCTACTCTAGAAGCTGTTAAATACACTCCCACTCAATCCGGAGATTGGCAAACTCAAATATCGGGGTGTGATGGGGTGATTAATTTAGCCGGAGAACCGATTTCTGAACGTTGGACACCTTCCCGTAAACAAGAAATTTTAGACAGTCGTCAATTAGGAACTCAAAAAATTGTAGAAGCGATCGCCAAAGCGAATCCTAAACCAACGGTATTAATTAATGCTTCTGCGATCGGGTATTATGGAACGAGTGAAACAGCGACTTTTGATGAAAATAGTCCTTCAGGAAAGGATTTTTTAGCGGAAGTTTGTCAAAAATGGGAAGCAGAGGCGAAAAAAGTGAAAGATGTAGGAGTTCGCCTCGTGATTATTCGGTTTGGGATCGTTTTAGGCGATGGGGGAGCATTGGCAAAAATGATTCCTCCCTTTAAAATGTTTGCTGGAGGGCCGATCGGCAGTGGTCGTCAATGGTTTTCTTGGATTCATCGGGAAGATTTAGTTAATCTGATTTTAGAAGGGTTAAACCGTCCAAATCTAGAAGGAACGTTTAACGGAACTGCTCCTAATCCAGTACGGATGAACCAACTTTGTCAAACTTTGGGAGAAGTCATTCAGCGTCCGTCTTGGTTGCCGGTGCCGGGTTTGGCGTTAGAAGTTTTATTAGGAGAAGGGGCAAAAGTGGTTTTAGAGGGGCAGCAAGTGTTACCGAAAGCGACTGAGGCGACGGGTTTTCAATATCAATATCCTACTTTAAAACCGGCGTTAGAGGAGATTACTTCTCGAATGTAG
- the psb28 gene encoding photosystem II reaction center protein Psb28 — protein sequence MTSVTPSIEFFDGLSEELSNVSLRRSKDTGVRNVLMIFKSLKAIEKFQSFTKRSYGDLRLIDSEGIISVEPSSVKLIFGGDEGDELIRVECTFEIPRDDHWERFMRFMHRYAEANGMGYSDQK from the coding sequence ATGACATCTGTAACCCCTTCTATAGAATTTTTTGATGGTCTTTCAGAAGAATTATCTAATGTCAGCTTGCGACGGAGTAAAGACACAGGAGTCCGCAACGTTTTAATGATTTTCAAATCCTTAAAAGCCATAGAAAAATTTCAAAGTTTTACGAAAAGAAGCTATGGAGATTTACGATTAATTGATTCTGAAGGAATTATCAGCGTTGAACCTTCATCGGTGAAATTAATCTTTGGGGGAGATGAAGGAGACGAGTTAATACGGGTAGAATGTACTTTTGAAATTCCCAGAGATGATCATTGGGAAAGATTCATGCGCTTTATGCACCGATATGCAGAAGCGAATGGCATGGGTTACAGTGATCAAAAATAA
- a CDS encoding PetM family cytochrome b6-f complex subunit 7, which produces MTAESMLFNGAILSIVLVLVGLAWGFLLLKIQGGEAE; this is translated from the coding sequence ATGACTGCTGAAAGTATGTTATTTAATGGAGCAATTTTATCTATTGTACTGGTTTTAGTCGGATTAGCGTGGGGTTTTTTACTGCTTAAAATTCAAGGCGGAGAAGCTGAATAA
- the pdxA gene encoding 4-hydroxythreonine-4-phosphate dehydrogenase PdxA, which translates to MKSLALTLGDPAGIGSEVILKALADPSVGENYNITVVGSRSLLEESYHQLRSLPHVNHSDLVDPANLLILDIPLDKTTKSQIQLGKGNAASGEASFTYLQAAIAGTLKGEFAGIVTAPIAKSCWKAAGYHYPGQTEVLAQAAGVEKFGMLFVARSPYTGWMLRTLLATTHIPLSQVPTVLTPELMTLKLELLIDCLKNDFRLDHPKIAIAGLNPHSGEQGQLGTEERDWLTPWLEEEKKRHCEVELVGLVPPDTMWVTPGQAWYGNAPHPQHGADGYLALYHDQGLIPVKLMAFDQAINTTIGLPFIRTSPDHGTAFDIAGKGIARPASMIEAIKLAQALVNG; encoded by the coding sequence ATGAAATCTTTAGCCCTAACTTTAGGCGATCCCGCCGGCATCGGCTCAGAAGTGATTCTCAAAGCTTTAGCTGATCCCTCTGTAGGGGAAAATTATAACATTACGGTTGTGGGCAGTCGTTCTCTCCTTGAGGAATCTTATCATCAGTTGCGATCGCTTCCCCATGTGAATCACTCCGATCTAGTCGATCCGGCAAATTTATTGATCCTCGATATTCCTCTAGATAAAACCACAAAAAGCCAAATTCAGCTAGGAAAGGGAAATGCGGCCAGTGGAGAGGCTAGTTTTACTTATTTACAAGCAGCGATCGCCGGGACATTAAAGGGTGAGTTTGCAGGAATTGTTACTGCGCCCATTGCTAAATCTTGTTGGAAGGCGGCAGGATATCATTATCCCGGACAAACGGAAGTTTTAGCACAGGCGGCAGGGGTAGAAAAATTTGGGATGTTGTTTGTCGCGCGATCGCCTTATACGGGTTGGATGTTAAGAACCCTCTTAGCAACCACCCATATTCCTTTATCTCAAGTGCCAACGGTTCTGACTCCTGAGTTAATGACATTGAAATTAGAGTTATTGATAGACTGTTTAAAAAACGATTTTAGACTCGATCATCCTAAAATTGCGATCGCAGGATTAAACCCTCACAGTGGGGAACAGGGACAATTAGGAACTGAAGAGAGGGACTGGTTAACCCCTTGGTTAGAAGAGGAGAAAAAACGCCATTGTGAGGTTGAATTAGTGGGGTTAGTGCCCCCGGATACTATGTGGGTAACACCCGGTCAAGCTTGGTATGGGAATGCACCTCATCCTCAACATGGGGCTGATGGTTATTTAGCGTTATACCACGATCAAGGCTTAATTCCGGTTAAATTGATGGCATTTGATCAGGCGATCAATACAACTATTGGGTTGCCTTTTATTCGCACTTCTCCGGATCATGGAACGGCTTTTGATATTGCCGGCAAAGGAATCGCTAGACCGGCAAGTATGATCGAAGCGATTAAGTTAGCACAGGCATTAGTTAATGGATAA
- a CDS encoding superoxide dismutase — MAYKLPDLPYDYTALEPHISKSTLEFHHDKHHAAYVNNFNKAVEGTELDSMSIEDVIKKIAGDSSKTGLFNNAAQAWNHTFYWNCMKPNGGGTPSGALADKINADFGSFDKFVEEFKNAGGTQFGSGWAWLVLDNGTLKVTKTPNADNPLTSGQVPLLTMDVWEHAYYLDYQNSRPGYMEKFINNLINWDFVAENFSKA, encoded by the coding sequence ATGGCTTATAAATTACCTGATTTACCCTATGATTACACGGCTCTAGAGCCTCATATTTCTAAATCAACCCTTGAGTTTCACCACGACAAGCACCATGCGGCTTATGTCAATAACTTTAATAAAGCTGTCGAAGGGACTGAGTTAGATTCTATGTCCATTGAAGACGTAATCAAAAAGATAGCTGGTGATTCTTCCAAGACTGGTCTTTTCAATAATGCAGCCCAAGCCTGGAATCATACTTTTTATTGGAATTGTATGAAACCCAATGGAGGTGGAACTCCTAGCGGTGCTTTAGCTGATAAAATTAACGCTGATTTTGGTAGCTTCGACAAGTTTGTTGAAGAATTCAAAAATGCCGGTGGCACTCAATTTGGCAGTGGTTGGGCTTGGTTAGTTCTTGACAATGGAACTTTAAAAGTAACCAAAACTCCCAACGCTGATAACCCTTTAACCTCTGGACAAGTTCCTTTACTGACAATGGATGTTTGGGAACACGCTTATTATTTAGATTATCAAAATAGCCGTCCTGGCTATATGGAAAAATTCATCAATAATCTCATTAACTGGGATTTTGTGGCTGAAAATTTTTCTAAAGCATAA
- a CDS encoding TIGR00725 family protein: MKKIIIGVMGPGHQATATDINNAYQLGKLIAQQGWVLLSGGRNVGVMDAASRGAKSVGGLTVGILPHNSLEGVSEAIDIPILTDMGQARNNINVLSSDVVIACGMGLGTASEVALALKNDKPVIILTEDPETIHFFMTLSRDKVLSATTPETAIELVREILRNSA; this comes from the coding sequence ATGAAAAAAATCATAATTGGCGTTATGGGGCCAGGACATCAGGCTACGGCTACTGATATAAACAACGCTTATCAATTGGGTAAATTAATCGCTCAACAAGGATGGGTATTATTGAGCGGTGGCAGAAATGTAGGGGTGATGGATGCTGCGAGTCGGGGTGCTAAATCCGTCGGGGGATTAACGGTGGGTATTTTACCTCATAATAGTCTAGAGGGCGTTTCTGAGGCGATCGATATTCCTATCCTCACAGACATGGGTCAAGCTCGCAATAACATTAATGTTCTATCGAGTGATGTGGTTATTGCTTGTGGGATGGGATTGGGAACAGCGTCAGAAGTTGCCTTAGCTTTAAAAAATGATAAACCCGTTATTATTTTAACCGAAGACCCAGAAACCATACATTTTTTTATGACTTTGTCAAGAGATAAAGTGTTGTCGGCGACAACTCCTGAGACTGCAATAGAGTTAGTCCGAGAAATTTTAAGAAACTCTGCCTAA
- a CDS encoding NAD(P)/FAD-dependent oxidoreductase, whose product MTKDYYQIVILGGGFGGLYTALYLSRHRLFQSGKCKITLVEPKDHFLFTPLLYELITGELQRWEIAPSYQKLLASTPIRLCQHSVKEINFKTRQVYLENAQQLSYDYLVVAVGTETRWADISGLSTYALTFRTLEDLEYLKGQLHLLEISDRQILRLGVIGGGANGVELACKLADRLGKRGEVILIERGKNILKGFSPGVRSAAWKALSLRRVNVELNATVEAIEANQMTLVQYDQRNQYPIDLVIWATGTQSREWVTDLDCQHNHQGKLLTYPTLQLIDYPEVFALGDITEIHSSSQKSVPATAQAAFQQASCAAKNIVALIQHKPLKVFHYHHLGDMLTLGQKSAIISSFFLNIDGRLGDIIRRLAYILRLPTPRHRLQVLRSWFIKLIIRVKRLFRWRITQLLQFISVR is encoded by the coding sequence ATGACAAAAGATTATTACCAAATAGTTATTTTAGGGGGCGGATTTGGCGGATTATATACAGCTTTATATTTAAGTCGTCATCGCCTTTTTCAATCAGGAAAATGTAAAATAACCCTGGTTGAACCTAAAGATCACTTTTTGTTTACTCCCCTACTTTATGAATTAATTACCGGAGAATTACAACGGTGGGAAATCGCCCCATCTTATCAAAAATTATTGGCTTCTACTCCTATTCGTTTATGCCAACACTCCGTCAAAGAAATTAATTTTAAGACTCGTCAAGTTTACCTGGAAAATGCTCAACAATTATCTTATGATTATTTAGTGGTAGCGGTTGGCACTGAAACCCGTTGGGCAGATATTTCCGGATTATCAACCTACGCTTTAACTTTCAGAACTTTAGAAGACCTGGAATATCTAAAAGGGCAACTTCATTTATTAGAAATATCAGACAGACAAATTCTCCGTTTAGGGGTAATTGGAGGGGGAGCTAATGGAGTAGAATTAGCTTGTAAATTAGCAGATCGTTTAGGAAAACGAGGAGAAGTCATTTTAATTGAAAGGGGGAAAAATATCCTTAAAGGGTTTTCTCCAGGAGTCAGAAGTGCAGCTTGGAAAGCCCTTTCTCTGCGACGGGTTAACGTAGAGTTAAATGCAACTGTTGAAGCGATAGAAGCTAATCAGATGACTTTAGTGCAGTATGACCAAAGGAATCAATATCCCATAGATTTAGTCATTTGGGCAACCGGAACCCAGTCTAGGGAGTGGGTAACTGATTTAGACTGTCAACATAATCATCAGGGAAAATTATTAACTTATCCTACTTTACAATTGATTGATTATCCTGAAGTTTTTGCTTTAGGAGATATTACTGAGATTCACTCTTCTAGTCAAAAATCTGTTCCAGCAACTGCACAAGCCGCCTTTCAACAAGCAAGTTGTGCCGCTAAAAATATTGTCGCCCTTATTCAACATAAACCTTTAAAAGTTTTCCATTATCATCATTTAGGAGATATGTTGACGTTAGGCCAAAAATCAGCAATTATCTCTAGCTTTTTCTTGAATATAGATGGAAGACTAGGAGACATAATCAGAAGATTAGCGTATATTCTTCGCTTACCTACCCCTCGTCATCGTCTGCAAGTTTTAAGGTCTTGGTTTATTAAATTAATCATCAGAGTAAAACGTTTATTTAGATGGCGTATTACTCAGTTATTACAATTCATTTCAGTTCGATAG
- the hemB gene encoding porphobilinogen synthase, protein MFPTTRPRRLRQTSQLRRMVRETVLTPDDLIYPLFAVPGEGIASEVKSMPGVFQLSVDKIVQEAKEVYDLGIPSIILFGIPEDKDTDATGAWHDCGIVQKAATAVKEAVPDLIVIADTCLCEYTNHGHCGYLEVGDLSGRVLNDPTLELLKKTAVSQAKAGADIIAPSGMMDGFVTTIRQALDEAGFEDTPILSYAAKYASAYYGPFRDAADSTPQFGDRRTYQMDPANAREALKEVELDIAEGADMLMVKPALSYMDIIWRVKEITNLPVAAYNVSGEYSMIKAAALNGWIDEQRVTLETLISFKRAGADLILTYHAKDAARWLQEQA, encoded by the coding sequence ATGTTTCCCACTACTCGCCCTCGCCGTTTGCGTCAAACTTCTCAACTGCGCCGTATGGTGCGGGAAACGGTTTTAACCCCTGATGATTTAATTTATCCTTTGTTTGCCGTACCGGGAGAGGGAATTGCTAGCGAAGTTAAATCTATGCCGGGAGTGTTTCAACTTTCCGTCGATAAAATTGTCCAAGAAGCCAAAGAAGTCTATGATTTAGGTATTCCTTCGATTATTCTTTTTGGTATTCCCGAAGATAAAGATACCGATGCAACCGGAGCTTGGCATGACTGCGGTATAGTCCAAAAAGCCGCTACCGCCGTAAAAGAAGCCGTTCCGGATTTAATTGTCATTGCGGATACCTGTCTGTGTGAATATACCAATCATGGACACTGTGGTTACTTAGAAGTCGGAGATTTAAGCGGACGGGTCTTAAATGATCCTACCCTAGAATTATTGAAAAAAACGGCTGTCTCTCAAGCTAAAGCCGGAGCCGATATTATTGCTCCCTCTGGGATGATGGATGGGTTTGTCACCACTATTCGTCAAGCGTTGGATGAGGCGGGTTTTGAAGATACTCCGATTCTTTCCTATGCCGCTAAATATGCCTCTGCCTATTATGGGCCTTTCCGAGATGCGGCGGACTCTACGCCCCAATTTGGCGATCGCCGTACTTATCAGATGGATCCGGCCAATGCTAGAGAAGCCCTCAAAGAAGTAGAATTAGACATTGCAGAAGGGGCGGATATGTTGATGGTTAAACCTGCCCTATCTTATATGGATATTATCTGGCGAGTTAAGGAAATCACTAACTTACCCGTTGCTGCTTACAATGTGTCTGGGGAATATTCTATGATTAAAGCGGCAGCCCTTAACGGTTGGATTGATGAGCAACGAGTCACCCTAGAAACTTTAATTAGTTTTAAACGGGCGGGGGCTGATTTAATTTTGACCTATCATGCTAAAGATGCGGCTCGTTGGTTACAAGAACAAGCTTAA
- a CDS encoding pentapeptide repeat-containing protein codes for MMQLLKSQNLYPDCITLNLDLISTEKTQFELYANLDFNQQWKSLLNGRIKFGLKGGKLNVKLDNSEIKISQGNFGEAFTVISQTTPTHASWTLALKTSQWVYQGSLSQIKLGTISLTQSPAHLTAIFEVYPSDISITDAEGLWKHDISPNKHGVLERKLALFLWEKKFTPYLSWIQLGEQNTPVWEGLNTSEQNLLTSESLAELQGVIKQVYQAPTDDLLELAQIAQLNPLQDFAGGNLLATTLSGVQLGGANLYHINLRGAVLTDADLGEADLNHGKLSGADLSGAYLGNANLSYSDLHKASLALTNLIGADLRGANLTEVNLSQANLSGAIVEGTRFADNTGLSPQMKQELQQRGAIIIP; via the coding sequence ATGATGCAATTATTAAAATCTCAAAATTTATATCCAGACTGTATTACCTTAAATTTAGACCTGATCTCAACCGAAAAAACCCAATTTGAACTTTATGCCAACCTTGATTTTAATCAACAGTGGAAATCTTTATTAAATGGGCGGATAAAATTTGGCTTAAAAGGAGGTAAACTGAACGTCAAATTAGATAACAGTGAAATTAAAATAAGTCAAGGTAATTTTGGGGAGGCTTTTACCGTTATCTCCCAAACCACCCCCACTCATGCCAGTTGGACATTAGCCCTTAAAACCAGTCAATGGGTGTATCAAGGTTCACTGTCTCAAATTAAATTAGGAACAATTAGCTTAACTCAATCTCCCGCCCATTTAACCGCTATTTTTGAAGTTTATCCTTCAGATATTTCTATTACTGATGCAGAGGGTTTATGGAAACATGATATTAGTCCTAATAAACATGGGGTTTTAGAACGAAAACTAGCCCTATTTTTATGGGAAAAAAAATTTACTCCTTATCTGAGTTGGATTCAATTAGGAGAGCAAAATACACCGGTTTGGGAAGGGTTAAATACCAGTGAGCAAAATCTTCTAACTTCTGAAAGTCTCGCTGAACTACAAGGGGTGATTAAACAAGTTTATCAAGCTCCAACCGATGATTTACTCGAATTAGCCCAAATCGCTCAATTAAATCCCTTACAAGACTTTGCCGGGGGAAATTTACTCGCCACCACTCTAAGCGGCGTTCAATTAGGAGGGGCGAATCTTTATCATATCAACTTACGAGGCGCAGTATTAACCGATGCAGATTTAGGAGAAGCGGATCTCAATCATGGTAAACTCAGTGGGGCAGACCTAAGTGGCGCTTATTTAGGCAATGCGAATTTAAGTTATAGCGACCTTCATAAAGCCAGTTTAGCTCTCACTAATTTAATTGGGGCAGATTTACGAGGGGCAAATTTAACCGAGGTGAATCTTTCTCAAGCCAATTTAAGCGGTGCTATAGTCGAAGGAACACGCTTTGCAGACAATACCGGACTCTCTCCCCAGATGAAACAGGAATTACAGCAACGAGGCGCAATCATTATCCCCTAA